From the genome of Canis lupus baileyi chromosome 4, mCanLup2.hap1, whole genome shotgun sequence:
AGTTGGCTAAATTCCTTAGAAAACTTTACTCAAGAGGAATCCAAATCATAAGCCCTTTGCTCTAACTGCTAGATAGGTAAGGACTTGCTTGGTCTCTtaggaaaatgaatgaaacaaacacacacacacacacacacacacgcacacatacttTGATATAGTTATATTCTTTTTGCTCTTAGGGTCTACAATCAAAAATTATAaagcacattttctttctttcatgtcttACAATCAGGAGAACAGATAGTCAGTAGATGTTCCAggagcgtctgggtggctcagtcacttaagcacctggctcttggttttggctcaggtcatgatctcatgggttgtaggatagagccccacatcaggctttccgctcagtgaggagtctgcttaagattatctctctcctgccccttttgcccttccccttgctggcactctccctctctcaaataaatatttttaaaaaaaatagaatttccacAGAAAAGCCTCAAGTTACTGGAATTAGCAGATATGGACATAAActgttataaatatataacaagtAACGGGGAAAGAATAATAACTGGAAGAGGGAAGGGATATAatgagtatttttcaaaaattattgtCTATCCGGAACCTTAGAATGTGACctaatttggaaatagagtctttacagatgtaattacCTGTTATAATTACCTGTTACAGATGTAACTTACCTGTTAAAATGACGTCCTAATATTGGGCCCTAATtcagtgactggtgtccttataagaaagggGAATTTGGgcgtgcctgtgtggctcagtagttgagtgtctgcctttggcttgggttgtaatcccaggatcctgggatcgagtcctgcattgggcttctcctaggatagcctgcttctccctctgcctatgtctctgttctctctgtgtgtctctcatgaatgaataaataaataaaatcttacaaaagaaaaataaagggaaatttggacccagagagacacagggggaaAGGGCTTGTGAATATAGAAGTAGAGATTTAAGTGATACATCTACAAGCTGAGGAATACCAAGGattgctggcagccaccagaagtgcagagagaggcctggaacagattgTCCCACCAAACTGCCAGGCGGAAGTAACCCTGCTAAGCCCTGATTTTGGACTCTTGCCCTCCAGAGCTGTTAGAGactacatttctgttgttttaagccattcattttatagtactttgttatggccCTAGGAAAACAATACATGAGGTAATGAGATATTCTGGGATATggatagaaaactttaaaaaggaccaaatggaaattctagatttgaaaaataagatggctaaaataaaaaccacactgGATGGGCTAAACACCAAATTGGACTtcacagaagaaagaataagtgaatcTGAAGACAAATAGGCCTTATCCACACTGAAGCagacagattgaaaaaaaaaaaaacctgaaaacattAACAACATCACTTTGCATTGATATATTCTGACTGAGGATATATGACATTGGGATCAGagtaagaggagaaagaaaaagggcaggaaaaaatatttgaagaaataaagactgaaaaactTTCCAGAAGCTCACAACATTCTAAGTAAGACAAATACCGAGAAATCACAGCCAGGCATATCATAGGCAACAGCTGGAAaccaaagataaaaaggaaacttACAAGTGGAGGAAGAAGACAAATCCTCTCCCATcctccacctcccccccaccccccccacccccgtttctGGGAAGTGTTGCTTCCTGTCCCCCTGGCTGGTGGCTGGGACCCATCTATGTAGGAGGCTTGGAGGCCAGGTGGGCCTCAGTCTTGTACCCACTGGGGCTCTGAGGACAGAGTCCACTTCTCAGTGGGGTCACTCTGGTGCTCTTACAGCCGTGCTCTCACTTTCACAACTTCAGTCGGAGGTCACTAGCTCTTCAAGTGTGTTTTGCTCCCCTCTGCTGCTGGGAACCCTCCTCCTTCAGAACCCCTCCcaccatctccctctcccccaccccccagggctgGGCCTCCTGGGTCGCCTGTGTCTGAATAGTAGGTTTGCACCTGTGCTGTGTGGGTGCTGACTTCAGTGAAATGAAATTGGGAATTCATCCACAAGCCTTGTGACGGCCTTTCTTCAGACATAGCTGACGGTGGATGGAGGCTTGGAGGACCAGTCAGCCTCTTGTGGGCCTTGTCAGCATCTCTGGCACCATCCCACACTGCGTTCTTTGCTTGCCGTATGCCAGCCACAGTGGCCTTTGGGTCTGTGTACATTCTTTTCATCCTCCGGCCTTTGCACCTGTTGTTCCTGTGTCTGCAGTTTCCCTGCAGACCTCCTGTACAGAGAGATTGATTACCCATTCATCGTCTTCCCCAAAAACATTCTCTGACCTCCCTGATTAGGACAAATGCTCCTTAGGACTTGCCTTCATGCTGTGTCTTTTCCTGTGAGTGTCTGGCACAACTGTCACTCCGTTTTGTGATAACTGTGTCCATCCTTGCCCCCCTTGCCTGTGAGCTCTGCAAAGGCAGGAACCCTTTCTGGTTTTGCCCATTTTGTATTCTCCAgtcctgggcacagagcctggggTCCATTAACTGCTCTGCTAATATCTTgtgagtgaatggatggatgggtgcatAGGTGGACAGTTGTAGGCAGCAGTTTGGCTGAGCATGTCAGCAGTTCCTCTGGGAGTGACTCAGAGAAACTCAAAGGTTTTTCTCCTGAGGACTGACTGCCATGTATCATGTGTTTCCCAGGAGTATCTCTTAATACAGAATCTAGTTCCTCTTAGCCATTTCACACTCAGCACCAGTCTGGCTATAGTGCAGCACCCTGTAACAGGTGCTTTCATCTTCCTGCCTCCACCCGGGTGTGGCCACatctgctcctgctgctcctaGAGGTCAGTGTATCGACTCCCTTTGGGAGGCTAAAAAGTCATGTTAAAGAAGTGTTCCTGGACTCAGGCAACCAGGGGTTCTGTGGGAGGAAGAAACCTCTGTTTGGTTACACCAGCCTCAGAAGTCAATAGCTGCAACGTACTGGGCATGGATGGGCAAGAGCTCTGATATTGCGACAGTGCTGTCGTCACAGGGCTTCCTGAACATACAGGAGGGAGGTCACTTCCGAGTCACACAGCTGAGAAGCAGCGGGGGCAGGAGAGGAACCTAACTCTTTGGGCTCAAGAACTTAGGGCTCCCTTGAAAGCTAGTTCGCTTGTTTCCAGAGTGTGGCCTGGCTTGGGAAATTGGTGCCCTATTGACAGTTTCGTAGCAACAGTAGCTTCCCTGCTGatgaggaggagccaggagacCATTCCCCTTCGCCACAATAGGAAGCTGAGGGTGGGGGACTTAACGGGGGCAGATGGTAAGCCGGCTAGGGCACAGACCCTCGAGCATAGGAGCAGATCTGTGCCCCTTCCCCTGGCGCCTGCGCACTGCAGCTCCGTTCCCCGCCCAACCCCGCCCGGATGGCCCGGGTTTTCAAATTTGAAACCTGCTCCTTTTCCCGCCTGAATGTGtggaccagcagagggagagggcggggCCGCACGCGGCCAATAGTGCCCCGGaagctccccggccccgccccgcaggTGACGCCAGCGAGCCCCAGGAGGCAGCCGGCAAATGGGCGAGGgtgcccgccggccccgcccctgcgGCGCCCACGTGCAGCAGCTAAGACCATGGGCCGCTGGAGACCCTGGGCTCCCGGAGTACCATTCTAGGTGCAGAGCCTTCGCTGTCAGCTTGGGGCTGGAAACCGAGGCCCTGAGATACCTAAGCAGGCCCTAAGCAGTCGGTGCGGGGTCGCTGGGCGAAATGGGCAAGACGCAGCCCCTTTCAGCCCGGGGGTTCACTCGTAAGGCGGGGGCCGGAATCGGCGCCCCTCGCAGTCCCGGCAGTCTGAGGAGAAGGGCGGGCTCGGAGAGGTGGTCGGCTGCTCCTCGGCCCCTTCCTAGGGGGCGGGGTCCAGAGCTGGGCGGTCCCGGGGGCGGGGTGTcccaggggcggggccggccccTGTGTTTGTTGCACCGTGTCAGTTACATTGTAACAAAAGTGGTGCAGCCGCTTCGCTCTTCGGGCCAGCACCCTAGGCCCACCCGCCGCCACCCGTCGCCGACATGGAACCCGTGGCCAGCAATATCCAGGTGCTGCTGCAGGCGGCCGAGTTCCTAGAGCGCCGcgagagaggtgaggaagaacTCCTGGCCAGACTCCAGGCGGCAGCCTCGCTGCCACAGGCCTGGGTCGGACTTGGCTCCCTACAAGAAGGATGCTTGCCTGGCTTTAGACAGTAGCCCCGGGGGCACCCCGCCCTcaacttgggggtgggggaggggtccaCGGGCAGTCAGACTGGGAGGGGTTGGGGAAACGGCCCTGGCGCCAAAAGCCCTTCCCTGACCGGGCCTTGCTGGGGGCGCCTGCTGGAAGCAGACCCAGCCTGAAGCGGGCCGGGGCTCTCTCCGGCAGAAGCCGAGCACGGCTACGCGTCCCTGTACCCGCACCGCAGTCCAGGCCCAGTCTACCGGAGGAGGAAGCGATCGCCCCAAGCTTCTGGCGCGCTGGACAGTGGGCGGTGAGGAGGGCTGGGGacggtggggagcagaggggggaTGGGTGCCATCCTTCATGGGGCTTCACCTTTGCCCACTTCCTCCTTGTTGCTTGCATCTTCTGGGCCACGTCCTCTGCTCTGGAGGCAATTCAGACCCCTCCTGCCATCTCTTCACTCCCCTCTGTTCATTCAGGGACTACTTGAGCACCCCTGATGTGTCAAACTATAAACAAGAGACTTTAGGGTCCTCCTTCCACTCACACATCTCCACTCGATTCCCCCACCACCCCCGCaggcttcttctcttttctcaacCCTTTGCACATGCTATCCCTTCCAATTTTAATGCCTCTCCCTCCACTAACCCACCTAGGGTAGCATGTTTCTGGTTCAGGTCAACTGTCACCTCTGTCTAGGAAGCCCTTCCTTTGGACCCCACAACCACCAGAGCAGGCCTCCCAGCATTTGGCCCcagcatgtctctgcctctgcctgcggACCCCAGTGCTCAAGGCAAGGCTGACAAAGTCACACTAGGCTGGTTTGGGACCACGTCTATAGTGGATCTTAAGCCCCTGGGACTTTTGAGGGTGTAGGTAGTAGCCGACGTACCCTTACCCCATCCTCCCTGGCATTGGCAGGTCTGTGCACAACGAGCTGGAGAAACGCAGGTGAGTCGTAGCTTTGCCCTGACAGCACTGGGCCCAGGAACCAACCCTCTATGGCCTTTCCTCCCCCTGCTGTCCCTCTGGCCTGCCAGGCTGGGCTGGCACTGCCCTCCAGATCCCTCCTCCCACAGGAGGGCCCAGCTGAAGCGGTGCCTGGAGCAGCTAAAACAACAGATGCCGTTGGGGGCTGACTGTGCCCGCTCTACCACACTGAGCCTTCTGCGCTGGGCCAGGGTGCATATCCAGGTAAGGAGCTTACCCCCTGCCCTGGGACCAACCTGCCAGACCTTGTGGGAGAGACCATAGAGAAGGGCTGAGTGTGGAACTGGGCAGAGAGGCCTGAGGTCAGAGCCCAACTGTGTGACGCGGTACAGTTCTCTGTGCTTTTTCTCATATGTGTTAAgtaggaagaaaagcagaaaataactCAAGAGGATTGCtctgaggattaagtgagtttgTCCAATAAACGGTCATGGTTATTACAACTATTATCACTTCAGTCCTGAGGCAGGTTACTCAGCCTCTCTGGACTTGATTTCCCCCTCCGTACAGAGGGGCATGGCTGTTGGAAATACTCTGATGTGTCATGTGCCAGGGTCCCTAGGACAGCAGAGGTTTTTACTTTCCCTCTCCCACCCTTCCAAGGCCTCCTGTTCTGAGCCATCTATTCTGATGCCATTTTGGGAGGCAGTTCCAGGCAAGCAGAGGGACACAGGAAGCCAGTCCCCCCTCTTCCAGCACCCTCCTGCTGCCTGGGCTAAGCTCAGCGCTCCCTGGTGGGCAGGAGTGGGTGTGTGGACTCAAGCCCTGGCAGCTCCAGGTGGTACAGAAGTGGCCTGGGAAACCATAGAGGCCTTTTCCTGCCCTCCTGGCCCTTTTCACAGAGGAAGATTTGGGGGCACAGCCAGGCCAAGGACCGAGCAGTACAGCTAACGAGAGACAGAGTCATAATCCTGGCCCAAGTCCCCCTGACTTAAAGTTTCCTtcaagtgtttattgagcacctgttctAGGCACCAGGGGCTGTGGTAGACACAGATCCAGGTGCTATGCAGCAAATAAATCATGGTTCAGAGACTGTCAGCACTGCCCCATAGTGCCCATGTCTCCTTATTGTGCTGAAGAATGCCCTGGCCTGGTAGCAGGCCCATTTCTCACACGAAGCTTGCCTGGTCAGGTTCTTGGGACGTGTACCCCTCAGGTGCTGGCTGGCCCGCGGGGCAGGACCTGGCGATTGCTCCTTCCTTGAAGCCCTATCACCCCTCTTCTGGACTCCCTGGCCTCCTGTTTTGCC
Proteins encoded in this window:
- the MXD3 gene encoding max dimerization protein 3 isoform X6; the protein is MEPVASNIQVLLQAAEFLERREREAEHGYASLYPHRSPGPVYRRRKRSPQASGALDSGRSVHNELEKRRRAQLKRCLEQLKQQMPLGADCARSTTLSLLRWARVHIQKLEEQEQQARRLKEKLRSKQQSLQRQLEWLRGLAGPGERERPRADSLDSSGLSSERSDSDQEEVEVDVESLVFGGEAELLRGFSAGQEHSYSHSSSTWL
- the MXD3 gene encoding max dimerization protein 3 isoform X1, which produces MEPVASNIQVLLQAAEFLERREREAEHGYASLYPHRSPGPVYRRRKRSPQASGALDSGRKPFLWTPQPPEQASQHLAPACLCLCLRTPVLKVCAQRAGETQVSRSFALTALGPGTNPLWPFLPLLSLWPARLGWHCPPDPSSHRRAQLKRCLEQLKQQMPLGADCARSTTLSLLRWARVHIQKLEEQEQQARRLKEKLRSKQQSLQRQLEWLRGLAGPGERERPRADSLDSSGLSSERSDSDQVENATGRSRPAPGLPTSGSLPTAVPPPLPVSPLRNERTLDYSLRCTTAQAQPLPTILQAWPGRFSNRVFLP
- the MXD3 gene encoding max dimerization protein 3 isoform X2, producing the protein MEPVASNIQVLLQAAEFLERREREAEHGYASLYPHRSPGPVYRRRKRSPQASGALDSGRKPFLWTPQPPEQASQHLAPACLCLCLRTPVLKVCAQRAGETQVSRSFALTALGPGTNPLWPFLPLLSLWPARLGWHCPPDPSSHRRAQLKRCLEQLKQQMPLGADCARSTTLSLLRWARVHIQKLEEQEQQARRLKEKLRSKQQSLQRQLEWLRGLAGPGERERPRADSLDSSGLSSERSDSDQEEVEVDVESLVFGGEAELLRGFSAGQEHSYSHSSSTWL